One window of Catonella massiliensis genomic DNA carries:
- a CDS encoding DUF4127 family protein yields the protein MMTKIVLLPLDERPCNFLFPGKLYSHDDIEIVTPNRLGDKKIPADLEEIDEFLIKECKNATGLVISLDMLLYGGLVPSRIHLESEAKLKERLRVLMDIRKANPRLTIYAFNVIMRCPAYSSSDEEPDYYENYGKEIHDLGAALHKSSLGLESDTPVCELTDKIPKEYLDDYTSRRKVNKALNLASLDLISERIIDALVIPQDDSCRFGFAAIDQGEIRKAVAEKSLEDTVLMYPGADEVELTLISRMINVLKNKKPKVYIKYVTDAAKSIIPLYEGNMLSGTLKYHILSAGCQLTDTYEMADIILVVTAPAGNMEEAAYQPSTKPEYYAERNLAEMVDFIKERLDEGKIVTIADNAYANGGDLQVLRLLNANNLLMKVDGYAGWNTSANTIGTAIAEAVDAYHYKITKAHLDFLGQRYIEDIGYCSLVRTKVTSELDKYSMNYFDVKEKEGVISRIVKERLNEFISKELSSLGGKLKISSLTHPWKRMFEIDVEVDFHS from the coding sequence ATGATGACTAAGATTGTATTATTGCCACTGGATGAGAGACCTTGTAACTTCCTTTTTCCGGGGAAACTATATTCTCATGATGATATTGAAATCGTAACCCCGAATAGGCTCGGAGATAAAAAAATTCCAGCTGATTTGGAAGAGATAGACGAGTTTTTAATTAAAGAATGTAAGAATGCCACCGGTCTTGTGATATCACTTGATATGCTTCTTTACGGAGGACTTGTTCCATCAAGGATTCATCTTGAGAGTGAGGCTAAGCTTAAAGAAAGACTTAGAGTTTTAATGGACATAAGAAAAGCTAATCCAAGGCTTACTATCTACGCTTTTAATGTGATTATGAGGTGTCCGGCTTATTCAAGCAGCGATGAAGAGCCTGATTACTATGAAAATTATGGTAAAGAAATTCATGATTTGGGAGCAGCTCTTCATAAAAGCAGTTTAGGGCTTGAGAGCGATACACCTGTATGTGAGCTTACGGATAAGATACCTAAGGAGTACTTAGATGACTATACATCAAGAAGAAAGGTGAATAAGGCACTCAATTTAGCTTCACTTGATTTGATTAGCGAAAGAATCATCGATGCTCTGGTTATTCCTCAAGATGATTCCTGTAGATTTGGGTTTGCGGCCATTGACCAGGGAGAGATAAGAAAGGCTGTAGCAGAGAAGTCTCTTGAAGATACGGTACTTATGTACCCGGGTGCTGATGAGGTGGAGCTTACACTTATATCAAGGATGATAAATGTGCTTAAGAATAAAAAGCCTAAGGTGTATATCAAGTATGTAACAGACGCAGCAAAGAGCATAATTCCCCTTTATGAAGGAAACATGCTCTCAGGTACACTTAAATATCACATTCTTTCAGCAGGCTGTCAGCTGACGGACACATACGAGATGGCAGACATCATCCTGGTTGTAACTGCACCGGCAGGTAATATGGAGGAGGCTGCATATCAGCCCTCAACCAAGCCGGAGTATTATGCTGAAAGGAATCTCGCAGAGATGGTTGATTTTATAAAGGAGAGGCTTGATGAGGGAAAGATTGTGACTATTGCTGACAATGCCTACGCTAATGGAGGAGACTTGCAGGTGCTAAGGCTTCTTAATGCCAATAACCTGCTTATGAAGGTAGATGGCTATGCAGGCTGGAACACCTCTGCCAATACCATAGGCACAGCCATAGCTGAGGCTGTGGATGCCTATCATTATAAGATAACCAAAGCGCATCTTGATTTCCTTGGACAAAGATATATCGAGGATATAGGATATTGCTCGTTAGTTAGGACTAAAGTCACATCAGAACTTGATAAATATAGCATGAATTATTTTGATGTAAAAGAAAAAGAAGGGGTTATCAGCAGGATTGTTAAAGAAAGATTGAATGAATTTATTAGTAAAGAGCTTTCATCCTTAGGAGGGAAGCTTAAAATAAGCAGTTTAACTCATCCTTGGAAAAGGATGTTTGAGATTGATGTGGAAGTTGACTTCCATTCATAA